From the Martelella mediterranea DSM 17316 genome, one window contains:
- a CDS encoding acyl-CoA dehydrogenase family protein → MADTDIYKTLNQPRPWSNLNAFQSDPLLGDLTRSLGKPLREEFDAIGRYVTSPDAQELAQMANTSLPQLKTHGPAGERLDVVSFHPAWHALMRRSMASGLHSLLWEPPRDADSKSKAHKLRAVRVFLTAQLECGHLEPLSSTSASLAVLAAAPQLRDEWAPKILSRKYDSTNRAQNQKASATVGLAIAEKQAGSDMRALATKAHRVSEGVYRLSGHKWFVSAPMSDAFIMLADVDGKPGCFLVPRLLDEGRGNALRYQRLKDKLGLRSNAAAEVEFSDAFGFLLGPPDGGLRTILDMLTLMRLDSAVIASGLMRAAVAEATHAARGRKVAGRTLVVQPLMMRVLADLALDVAAAGALSFRLAESFDRARDSAEEAAYARVMTPVTKYWTTKIAPAVVAEAMEAMGGNGFVEDRPIARHYRDAPGLAMHDGGGNLMALDLRRVVEHGGELFEAVFQVIARDLGASGGKIVELLRAAMALCKSDESAARIFVEQLALAAGAAELYRLGAGRIADAFLETRLAAGWRSTYGMLDTRFDPSYIVELLFPEVD, encoded by the coding sequence ATGGCCGACACCGACATTTACAAGACTCTGAACCAGCCAAGGCCGTGGAGCAATCTGAACGCGTTCCAGTCGGACCCGCTGCTTGGCGACCTGACGCGTTCCCTCGGTAAACCGCTGCGCGAGGAGTTCGATGCGATCGGACGTTACGTTACCTCGCCCGATGCGCAGGAACTTGCGCAGATGGCCAATACCAGCCTGCCGCAGCTCAAGACCCACGGACCGGCGGGCGAGCGGCTCGACGTCGTCTCTTTCCATCCGGCCTGGCATGCGCTGATGCGCCGGTCCATGGCATCCGGCCTGCATTCGCTGCTGTGGGAGCCGCCGCGCGATGCCGATTCGAAATCCAAGGCCCACAAGCTGCGCGCCGTCCGGGTGTTCTTGACCGCCCAGCTCGAATGCGGACATCTGGAGCCGCTGTCATCCACCTCCGCCTCGCTTGCCGTTCTCGCCGCGGCCCCGCAACTGCGCGACGAATGGGCGCCGAAAATCCTGTCGCGCAAATATGATTCGACCAACCGCGCCCAGAACCAGAAGGCATCCGCCACGGTTGGGCTCGCCATCGCCGAAAAGCAGGCGGGCAGCGATATGCGCGCGCTTGCCACCAAGGCGCATCGGGTCAGCGAGGGGGTCTATCGGCTTTCCGGCCACAAATGGTTCGTCTCCGCGCCGATGAGCGACGCCTTCATCATGCTCGCTGATGTCGATGGCAAACCCGGATGCTTCCTGGTGCCGCGGCTTCTGGACGAGGGCAGGGGCAATGCGCTGCGCTACCAGCGCCTCAAGGACAAGCTGGGGCTTCGCTCCAATGCGGCCGCCGAGGTGGAATTCTCCGATGCCTTCGGCTTCCTGCTCGGGCCGCCGGATGGCGGGTTGAGGACGATCCTCGACATGCTGACTCTGATGCGGCTCGACAGCGCCGTGATCGCCTCGGGCCTGATGCGCGCGGCGGTGGCCGAAGCGACGCATGCCGCGCGGGGGCGCAAAGTGGCCGGCCGCACGCTGGTGGTCCAGCCGCTGATGATGCGCGTGCTCGCCGATCTCGCGCTCGATGTCGCCGCCGCCGGCGCGCTGTCGTTCCGGCTTGCCGAAAGCTTCGACCGTGCCCGCGACAGCGCCGAGGAGGCGGCCTATGCGCGGGTCATGACCCCGGTTACCAAATACTGGACCACGAAGATCGCGCCCGCCGTGGTGGCCGAGGCGATGGAGGCAATGGGCGGCAACGGCTTTGTCGAGGACCGGCCGATCGCCCGCCACTATCGCGATGCGCCCGGTCTCGCGATGCATGACGGCGGCGGCAACCTGATGGCGCTCGACCTGCGCCGGGTCGTGGAGCATGGCGGCGAACTGTTCGAGGCCGTGTTCCAGGTCATCGCGCGCGATCTCGGCGCTTCGGGGGGCAAGATCGTGGAGCTGCTGCGCGCGGCGATGGCGCTCTGCAAGAGCGATGAAAGCGCCGCCCGAATATTCGTCGAGCAACTGGCGCTCGCCGCGGGCGCTGCGGAACTTTACCGGCTTGGGGCGGGGCGGATTGCCGATGCCTTCCTGGAGACCCGCCTCGCCGCCGGCTGGCGCTCCACCTATGGCATGCTCGATACCCGCTTCGACCCGAGCTACATCGTTGAATTGCTGTTTCCCGAAGTTGACTGA
- a CDS encoding aspartate carbamoyltransferase catalytic subunit, which yields MVFFPHRHLIGIKGLSPIDINTLLDKAEEAIAFNRSREKKNAVLRGLTQINLFFEASTRTQASFELAGKRLGADVMNMSVGNSSVKKGETLIDTAMTLNAMHPDVLVIRHSSAGAAELLSQKVACAVINAGDGAHEHPTQALLDAMTIRQAKGRLDNIVVAICGDILHSRVARSNIILLNTMGARVRVVGPATLLPSGIRDMSVEVCDTMEEGLKGADVVMMLRLQRERMSGAFVPSVREYFHFWGLDREKLKAAKEDALVMHPGPMNRGVEIASDVADGPQSVIERQVEMGVAVRMAVMETLMLSENGGSRA from the coding sequence ATGGTCTTCTTTCCCCACCGACACTTGATCGGCATCAAGGGGCTTTCTCCCATCGATATCAACACCCTTCTCGACAAGGCCGAAGAGGCGATCGCCTTCAACCGGTCGCGCGAGAAGAAGAACGCCGTGCTGCGCGGCCTCACCCAGATCAACCTGTTCTTCGAGGCCTCGACCCGGACCCAGGCCTCGTTCGAACTGGCCGGCAAGCGGCTCGGCGCGGATGTGATGAACATGTCGGTCGGCAATTCCTCGGTCAAGAAGGGCGAGACGCTGATCGATACGGCGATGACGCTGAACGCCATGCACCCCGATGTGCTGGTGATCCGGCACTCCTCGGCTGGCGCTGCCGAACTGCTCTCCCAGAAGGTCGCCTGCGCGGTGATCAATGCCGGCGACGGCGCGCATGAACATCCGACCCAGGCGCTGCTCGACGCGATGACGATCCGCCAGGCCAAGGGCCGGCTCGACAATATCGTGGTGGCGATCTGCGGCGATATCCTGCATTCACGCGTCGCCCGCTCCAACATCATCCTGCTCAACACGATGGGCGCGCGCGTGCGCGTCGTGGGCCCCGCGACGCTGCTACCCTCCGGTATCCGCGACATGAGCGTCGAGGTCTGCGACACGATGGAGGAAGGGCTGAAGGGCGCCGACGTGGTGATGATGCTCCGCCTGCAGCGCGAGCGCATGTCCGGCGCCTTCGTACCCTCGGTGCGCGAATATTTCCACTTCTGGGGCTTGGACCGCGAGAAGCTGAAGGCGGCCAAGGAGGATGCGCTGGTGATGCACCCCGGACCGATGAACCGCGGCGTGGAAATCGCCTCCGACGTCGCCGACGGGCCGCAAAGCGTGATCGAACGGCAGGTGGAAATGGGGGTCGCGGTGCGCATGGCGGTGATGGAGACGCTGATGCTTTCGGAAAACGGAGGGTCGCGCGCATGA
- a CDS encoding dihydroorotase, whose translation MKPLVLKNARIIDPSRDLDETGTIIVEDGRIVAAGAEAMNQGAPEGAEIVDCNGLVATPGLVDAHVFVGEPGAEHTETIRSASQAAAAGGITSFVMMPDTQPPIDDIALLEFVLKTARDNAVVNVYPAAALTKGLKGDEMTEIGMLRAGGAVAFANGRYSLSDNRVLRRAMTYARSFDAVVALEPRDRYLSETGVMNEGLFASWLGLSGTPREAEVIPLERDLRLATLTRARYHAALISVPESVEAVGVARDRGASVSSGISINHLTLNENDIGEYRTFFKLSPPLRQEEDRQKMVEALKDGLIDIIVSSHDPQDVDTKRLPFSDAEDGAIGLETMLAAALRLHHSGDVPLMRLIDAMSTRPAKLFDLDAGSLRPGAKADITLIDLDEPWVVTPDRLVSRSKNTTFENARFSGRAVRTYVGGIEVYKAD comes from the coding sequence ATGAAGCCGCTCGTTCTGAAAAACGCCCGCATCATCGACCCCTCTCGCGACCTTGATGAAACCGGCACGATCATCGTCGAGGACGGCCGGATCGTTGCCGCCGGGGCCGAAGCCATGAACCAGGGCGCGCCGGAGGGCGCCGAGATCGTCGACTGCAACGGTCTTGTCGCAACGCCTGGCCTTGTCGACGCCCATGTCTTCGTCGGCGAGCCTGGCGCGGAGCATACCGAAACCATCCGCTCGGCAAGCCAGGCGGCGGCGGCCGGCGGCATCACCTCCTTCGTGATGATGCCGGACACCCAGCCGCCGATCGACGATATCGCGCTGCTCGAATTCGTGCTGAAGACAGCGCGCGACAACGCCGTCGTCAACGTCTATCCCGCCGCCGCCCTGACGAAGGGCCTCAAGGGCGACGAGATGACCGAGATCGGCATGCTCAGGGCCGGAGGCGCAGTCGCCTTTGCCAATGGCCGCTACTCGCTTTCTGACAACCGGGTGCTCCGGCGCGCGATGACCTACGCCCGCTCGTTTGATGCCGTGGTGGCGCTGGAGCCGCGCGACCGCTATCTCTCCGAAACCGGCGTCATGAACGAGGGACTTTTCGCAAGCTGGCTCGGCCTTTCCGGCACGCCGCGCGAGGCCGAGGTTATCCCGCTTGAACGCGATCTGCGCCTTGCGACACTCACGAGAGCCCGCTACCACGCCGCGCTGATCTCGGTCCCCGAATCGGTCGAGGCCGTGGGGGTGGCGCGCGATCGTGGCGCTTCGGTTTCCAGCGGCATCTCGATCAACCATCTGACGCTCAACGAAAACGACATCGGCGAGTACCGCACTTTCTTCAAGCTCTCGCCGCCGCTCAGGCAGGAAGAAGACCGTCAGAAGATGGTCGAGGCGCTGAAGGACGGGCTGATCGACATCATCGTCTCCTCGCATGACCCGCAGGACGTCGACACCAAGCGCCTGCCGTTCTCCGATGCCGAGGATGGGGCGATCGGGCTTGAGACCATGCTCGCCGCCGCCCTTCGCCTCCACCACAGCGGCGACGTGCCGCTGATGCGGCTGATCGATGCGATGTCGACGCGACCGGCGAAACTGTTCGATCTCGACGCCGGCTCGCTTCGTCCGGGCGCGAAGGCCGATATCACACTGATAGATCTCGATGAGCCCTGGGTGGTGACGCCCGACCGGCTGGTATCGCGTTCAAAAAACACGACATTCGAAAATGCCCGCTTTTCCGGACGGGCCGTCAGGACATATGTTGGCGGCATTGAGGTCTACAAGGCGGACTGA
- the plsY gene encoding glycerol-3-phosphate 1-O-acyltransferase PlsY: MPALFSFDLTATQAAIALAGGYLLGSIPFGYLITKAAGLGDIRGIGSGNIGATNVLRTGKRHLAALTLVLDALKATFAVILATTLYGSDAGLLAGAAAFIGHLFPVWLGFKGGKGVATYIGVLLGVAPAAVLIFAFVWLLIARLSRYSSLSALIATLAIPVALWIMGLPQVSIVMAVLTVISWWRHKTNIERLISGTESRIGDKG, encoded by the coding sequence GTGCCGGCACTATTCTCATTCGATCTGACAGCGACGCAGGCCGCGATCGCGCTGGCCGGCGGTTACCTTCTGGGCTCGATCCCGTTCGGCTATCTGATCACGAAGGCCGCTGGCCTCGGCGATATTCGCGGCATCGGCTCCGGCAATATCGGCGCCACCAATGTGCTGCGCACTGGCAAGCGGCATCTGGCCGCCCTCACGCTTGTGCTCGATGCACTGAAGGCAACATTTGCTGTAATCCTGGCGACGACGCTTTACGGCAGCGATGCCGGGCTTCTGGCGGGCGCGGCCGCCTTTATCGGTCACCTGTTTCCGGTCTGGCTCGGCTTCAAGGGCGGCAAGGGGGTTGCGACCTATATCGGCGTGCTGCTCGGCGTCGCGCCGGCGGCGGTGCTTATCTTCGCCTTCGTCTGGCTGCTGATTGCGCGTCTTTCGCGCTATTCCTCGCTTTCCGCGCTGATTGCAACGCTTGCCATACCGGTTGCTCTGTGGATAATGGGCCTACCGCAGGTTTCAATCGTAATGGCCGTTCTCACGGTGATCTCATGGTGGCGGCACAAGACCAATATCGAGCGCCTGATATCGGGCACCGAAAGCAGGATCGGAGACAAGGGGTGA
- the dprA gene encoding DNA-processing protein DprA — MTSRSGIALSESQRIAWLRLIRSDNVGPVTFRELINHYGSAEEALERLPELAVRGGARKRFRVASVTEAESELETAARHKGRFVAIGEPDYPPALRAIDGAPPLLAMSGSGDVATRPALGLVGARNASVAGAKFTAMIAGAAAGAGYTVVSGLARGIDAAAHRASLAHGTLAALAGGLDRPYPPENIELYRAICEDGGVAISEMPYGWEPRARDFPRRNRLIAGCSLAVVVIEAANRSGSLITARLANECGRLVLAVPGSPLDPRAQGTNGLIKQGAMIVCSPEDVLEALAPLSQMELPIRGGADEEDTEDLPPAAPDDDDRARVAEALGPSPCEIDDLIRFTGVNPAAVQLILLELDLAGRLARHPGGRVSLI; from the coding sequence TTGACAAGCCGCTCCGGCATCGCCCTGTCGGAAAGCCAGCGCATCGCCTGGCTTCGTCTGATCCGCAGCGACAATGTCGGCCCGGTCACTTTTCGCGAACTCATCAATCACTATGGCAGCGCCGAGGAAGCACTTGAGCGTCTGCCGGAACTTGCCGTGCGCGGCGGCGCGCGGAAGCGGTTTCGGGTGGCAAGCGTCACTGAAGCCGAAAGCGAGCTGGAAACCGCCGCCCGCCACAAAGGCCGGTTCGTCGCGATTGGCGAGCCGGACTACCCGCCAGCGCTGCGCGCGATCGACGGTGCGCCGCCGCTTCTTGCCATGTCCGGCAGCGGCGATGTCGCGACCCGGCCCGCGCTCGGCCTTGTCGGCGCGCGCAATGCCTCGGTCGCCGGCGCGAAATTCACCGCCATGATCGCCGGTGCTGCGGCCGGCGCCGGCTATACCGTGGTCTCGGGCCTTGCCCGCGGGATCGACGCCGCCGCCCACCGCGCGAGCCTTGCCCATGGCACGCTGGCCGCGCTTGCCGGCGGCCTCGACCGCCCCTACCCGCCCGAAAACATCGAACTCTATCGCGCAATCTGCGAGGATGGCGGCGTCGCCATCAGCGAGATGCCCTATGGCTGGGAGCCGCGCGCCCGCGACTTTCCCCGCCGCAACCGGCTGATCGCCGGCTGCTCGCTTGCGGTCGTGGTGATCGAGGCGGCAAACCGCTCCGGCTCGCTGATCACCGCGCGCCTTGCCAATGAGTGCGGGCGACTGGTGCTAGCCGTGCCGGGCTCGCCGCTCGATCCGCGCGCGCAAGGCACCAACGGGCTGATCAAGCAGGGCGCTATGATCGTATGCAGCCCGGAGGACGTGCTGGAGGCGCTGGCGCCGCTGTCCCAGATGGAACTGCCGATCCGGGGCGGGGCCGACGAGGAGGATACCGAAGACCTGCCGCCAGCCGCCCCCGATGACGACGACCGCGCCCGCGTTGCCGAGGCGCTTGGCCCCAGCCCGTGCGAAATCGATGACCTGATACGCTTCACCGGCGTGAACCCCGCCGCCGTGCAACTGATCCTGCTCGAGCTGGATCTCGCCGGCCGGCTTGCGCGGCACCCGGGTGGTCGGGTCTCGCTGATCTGA
- the topA gene encoding type I DNA topoisomerase, with protein MEVVVVESPAKAKTINKYLGKDYKVLASFGHVRDLPAKDGSVLPDDDFAMSWKVDTASTKRVKDIADAVKNADGLILATDPDREGEAISWHVLDLLNKKKLLKDKPVKRVVFNAITKKAVLDAMANPRDIDEALVNAYLARRALDYLVGFNLSPVLWRKLPGARSAGRVQSVALRLVCDRENEIERFVPEEYWNIVADLKTVRGDAFEARLVQADGKRIQKNSVKNQEQAFRIRDLLEGATYSVASVEAKPVRRNPGPPFTTSTLQQAASSRLGFSASRTMQVAQRLYEGIAVGGETAGLITYMRTDGVSMAPEAVTAARDAIGDQFGARYLPESARHYSVKAKNAQEAHEAIRPTDFTRTPQSVKKYLDSDQFRLYDLVWKRGIASQMASAEMERTTAEITAAKGGESAGLRAVGTVVKFDGFLAAYADNREEKTPSDEDDDDGRLPEINKGENVDKEKIRATQHFTEPPPRYSEASLIKRLEELGIGRPSTYASTLATLRDREYVTIEGRKLTPEPKGRLVTAFLENFFNRYVEYDFTAELEEKLDKISDGSLEWKQVLRDFWKDFYAQVEGTKELRVTNVLDALNEALAPLVFPKREDGGDPRQCQACGTGQLSLKLGKYGAFVGCSNYPECNFTRQLSGDAEAANGGINPNEPNELGADPETGEIVTLRSGRFGPYVQRGDGKEAKRSSLPKGWKPEDIDLEKALRLLALPRDVGPHPEDGKMITAGLGRYGPFVLHDGTYANLESIDEVFEVGVNRAVAAIADKKANGGRRGATAKALKSLGDHPDGGGEVTVNEGRYGPYVKWGKINATIPKGKDPQSITMEEAVPLLAARAEKAGIKKPAKKAAAKKTAAKSKTATKKTASSKKTAEAEKSDS; from the coding sequence ATGGAAGTTGTTGTTGTAGAGTCGCCCGCGAAGGCCAAGACGATCAACAAATATCTCGGCAAGGACTACAAGGTCCTCGCCTCCTTTGGCCATGTCCGCGACCTGCCCGCCAAGGATGGATCGGTCCTGCCCGATGATGATTTCGCGATGTCGTGGAAGGTCGATACCGCATCGACCAAGCGGGTCAAGGATATCGCCGACGCGGTCAAGAACGCCGACGGCCTGATTCTCGCAACCGACCCGGACAGGGAAGGCGAAGCCATTTCCTGGCACGTTCTCGACCTTTTGAACAAGAAGAAGCTGCTGAAGGACAAGCCGGTCAAGCGCGTCGTCTTCAACGCCATCACCAAAAAGGCCGTGCTCGACGCCATGGCCAATCCCCGCGACATCGACGAAGCGCTGGTGAACGCCTATCTCGCCCGCCGCGCGCTCGACTATCTGGTCGGCTTCAACCTGTCGCCGGTTCTGTGGCGCAAGCTGCCGGGCGCGCGGTCTGCCGGCCGCGTCCAGTCCGTGGCGCTGCGTCTCGTCTGCGACCGTGAAAACGAAATCGAACGTTTCGTTCCCGAAGAATACTGGAACATCGTCGCCGATCTGAAAACCGTGCGCGGCGATGCCTTTGAAGCCCGGCTGGTGCAAGCCGACGGCAAGCGCATCCAGAAGAATTCGGTGAAGAACCAGGAACAGGCTTTCCGCATCCGCGACCTGCTCGAAGGTGCGACCTATTCGGTGGCGAGCGTCGAGGCGAAGCCCGTTCGCCGCAATCCCGGCCCGCCGTTTACCACCTCGACCCTGCAGCAGGCTGCCTCGTCTCGCCTCGGCTTTTCCGCCTCGCGCACCATGCAGGTGGCGCAGCGGCTCTACGAAGGCATCGCGGTCGGCGGCGAGACGGCGGGTCTCATCACCTATATGCGTACCGACGGCGTCTCCATGGCCCCGGAAGCCGTGACGGCGGCGCGCGACGCGATTGGCGATCAGTTCGGCGCGCGCTATCTGCCGGAAAGCGCCCGGCATTATTCGGTGAAGGCAAAGAACGCCCAGGAGGCCCATGAAGCGATCCGTCCGACCGACTTCACCCGCACGCCGCAATCGGTGAAAAAGTACCTCGATTCCGACCAGTTCCGGCTCTACGACCTCGTCTGGAAGCGCGGCATCGCGAGCCAGATGGCGTCGGCCGAGATGGAGCGCACCACCGCAGAGATCACTGCAGCCAAGGGCGGCGAGAGCGCCGGCCTGCGCGCCGTCGGCACCGTCGTGAAGTTCGACGGCTTCCTCGCCGCCTATGCAGACAATCGCGAGGAAAAGACGCCATCCGACGAGGATGACGACGACGGCCGTCTGCCCGAAATCAACAAGGGCGAAAATGTCGACAAGGAAAAGATCCGCGCCACCCAGCATTTCACCGAGCCGCCGCCGCGCTATTCGGAAGCCTCGCTGATCAAGCGGCTGGAAGAGCTCGGCATCGGCCGCCCCTCGACCTATGCCTCGACGCTCGCCACGCTACGCGACCGTGAATATGTCACGATCGAGGGCCGCAAGCTGACGCCGGAGCCCAAGGGCCGGCTGGTGACAGCCTTCCTGGAGAACTTCTTCAATCGTTATGTCGAGTATGACTTCACGGCCGAGCTTGAGGAAAAGCTCGACAAGATTTCCGACGGCTCGCTCGAGTGGAAGCAGGTGCTGCGCGATTTCTGGAAGGATTTCTATGCCCAGGTCGAGGGCACCAAGGAACTGCGCGTCACCAATGTTCTGGACGCGCTGAACGAGGCGCTGGCGCCGCTGGTGTTCCCCAAGCGTGAGGATGGCGGCGATCCGCGCCAGTGCCAGGCCTGCGGCACGGGGCAGCTTTCGCTGAAGCTCGGCAAATACGGCGCTTTCGTGGGCTGCTCGAACTATCCGGAATGTAACTTCACCCGCCAGCTTTCCGGCGACGCGGAGGCCGCAAACGGCGGCATCAATCCGAACGAACCCAACGAGCTTGGCGCCGACCCTGAAACGGGCGAGATCGTCACGCTGCGCTCCGGTCGATTCGGCCCCTATGTCCAGCGTGGCGACGGCAAGGAGGCCAAGCGTTCCTCGCTACCCAAGGGCTGGAAGCCCGAGGATATTGACCTTGAAAAGGCGCTCCGGCTGCTGGCGCTGCCGCGCGATGTCGGACCGCATCCCGAAGACGGCAAGATGATTACGGCCGGCCTCGGCCGCTACGGACCGTTCGTGCTCCACGACGGCACCTATGCCAATCTCGAAAGCATCGACGAGGTCTTCGAGGTCGGCGTCAACCGCGCTGTTGCCGCCATTGCCGACAAGAAGGCCAATGGCGGACGCCGGGGCGCAACGGCAAAGGCACTGAAATCACTTGGCGACCACCCCGATGGCGGCGGCGAAGTGACCGTCAACGAGGGCCGTTACGGGCCTTATGTCAAATGGGGCAAAATCAACGCCACCATCCCCAAGGGCAAGGACCCGCAATCGATCACCATGGAAGAGGCGGTCCCGCTTCTGGCAGCGCGCGCCGAAAAGGCAGGTATAAAGAAGCCCGCCAAGAAGGCGGCTGCCAAAAAAACGGCCGCGAAATCCAAGACGGCGACAAAGAAAACGGCCAGTTCTAAGAAGACGGCCGAGGCTGAAAAGAGCGACAGTTGA